The Pontibacter pudoricolor genome contains a region encoding:
- the aroC gene encoding chorismate synthase: MSNTYGTLFRITTFGESHGPAIGVVIDGCPAGLEISTDEIQLALDRRRPGQSDITTPRSEEDKVTILSGIFEGKTTGTPIALVVNNKDQHSHDYSHIEHAFRPSHADYTYTAKYGARDYRGGGRSSARETVARVAAGAVAAKLLKQHGITINGYVSQVGSVKLRKHYSKLDFSKTDSNKVRCPDGAIAARMIGVIEEARDSLDTIGGVVSCVIQGVPAGLGEPVFDKLHAELGKAMLSINAVKGFEYGSGFEGVKLHGSEHNDQFYTDEQGAVKTRTNHSGGIQGGISNGQDIYFNVAFKPVATILQPQQTINDAGEAITLQGKGRHDPCVLPRAVPIVDAMAALVLADFLLRSRMSKL; encoded by the coding sequence ATGAGCAATACATACGGTACCCTTTTCAGGATAACAACCTTTGGCGAGTCGCATGGGCCGGCAATTGGCGTTGTGATAGATGGTTGCCCCGCAGGCCTTGAAATAAGTACTGATGAGATACAACTAGCCTTAGACCGCCGTCGCCCCGGCCAGTCGGATATAACTACCCCACGCAGCGAAGAAGATAAGGTAACGATACTTTCAGGGATATTTGAGGGGAAAACTACCGGAACACCTATAGCGCTTGTCGTAAACAACAAAGACCAGCACAGCCACGATTACAGCCACATAGAACACGCATTCCGCCCGTCGCACGCCGATTATACCTACACAGCCAAATACGGCGCCCGCGATTACCGGGGAGGTGGCCGTAGCTCGGCCCGCGAAACTGTGGCGCGCGTGGCTGCTGGTGCCGTAGCAGCCAAGTTACTGAAGCAGCATGGCATAACTATAAACGGTTATGTATCGCAGGTGGGGAGTGTAAAATTGCGCAAGCATTATTCTAAACTCGATTTCAGTAAGACAGATTCGAATAAAGTGCGTTGCCCGGATGGTGCCATTGCAGCACGTATGATCGGCGTAATTGAAGAAGCCCGCGACAGTTTAGATACGATTGGCGGTGTAGTAAGCTGCGTTATACAAGGTGTGCCTGCCGGTTTAGGAGAGCCTGTTTTCGACAAATTGCATGCCGAGTTGGGCAAAGCCATGCTAAGTATAAATGCAGTAAAAGGTTTTGAGTACGGCAGTGGTTTTGAAGGCGTAAAGCTGCACGGCTCCGAGCACAACGACCAGTTCTATACTGATGAACAAGGCGCCGTAAAAACCAGAACCAATCACTCCGGAGGCATACAGGGCGGCATCAGCAACGGGCAGGATATTTACTTTAATGTAGCCTTTAAGCCTGTCGCAACTATACTGCAGCCCCAGCAAACTATAAATGATGCCGGCGAAGCGATAACCCTGCAAGGCAAAGGCCGTCACGACCCTTGCGTACTGCCACGTGCTGTACCTATAGTTGATGCCATGGCTGCGCTGGTACTCGCTGATTTTCTGCTTCGCAGCCGTATGAGCAAACTATAG
- a CDS encoding BatD family protein, which translates to MRFIYLTLFILLLLHGTLLAQQISIALGKSPLPINQYYTIGIQLHDQALKEYSPFPEIEGFKKSTKYSSTETIITGGTTTKILTVYQNYAPLAEGEFVLKPFSMKVNGQTVQSQGTTIVVRPMTATTTPGTNIPDLIAADKEPESTIDVQPEYIEKDDNAFLTLYTNKDEVYVGEGFTVALYFYLAAEDQQLLDFHDFTNQISAILKQLQQPNVWEESFEFTEITPENVLVEGKPYLRFKLYESVLYPINLQPIRFPQLSLKMLKYKVAKNPNLLNDQRQEGYKTYFARPREIKVKQLPPHPLRDAVPVGNYSLTEKLSREDAQVNKSISYLFRVEGEGNLAAIMPPVPETQPGLDFYPPDVRQDVTRRAGRVIGSKSFTYTVLPREPGNYRLGEVMHWIYFDPVTARYDTLRPTLTLQVTGTRDTDALVLSRDLGSFYKIIENEDNTFVSLHQFDEIRRYTNIILVVLLVVSGFIFIKRRKL; encoded by the coding sequence ATGCGCTTTATCTACCTAACTTTATTCATTCTGCTATTATTGCACGGCACGCTGCTGGCGCAGCAGATCAGTATTGCCTTAGGTAAAAGCCCGCTGCCCATAAACCAGTACTATACCATTGGCATTCAGCTCCACGACCAGGCCCTGAAAGAGTACAGCCCGTTTCCGGAAATAGAGGGTTTTAAGAAGAGCACCAAGTATTCATCCACCGAAACTATCATTACCGGTGGCACCACTACCAAAATACTGACCGTTTACCAGAACTATGCCCCGCTGGCCGAAGGCGAATTTGTGCTAAAGCCTTTCAGTATGAAAGTGAACGGGCAAACCGTGCAATCGCAGGGCACCACTATAGTTGTAAGGCCAATGACGGCAACTACAACGCCGGGTACCAACATTCCTGACCTGATCGCTGCCGACAAAGAGCCGGAATCAACTATAGATGTGCAGCCCGAGTACATCGAAAAAGACGATAACGCCTTCCTGACGCTGTATACCAACAAAGATGAGGTATATGTAGGCGAAGGATTTACAGTGGCCCTATACTTTTACCTGGCAGCCGAAGACCAGCAGCTGCTGGATTTTCATGATTTCACAAACCAGATAAGCGCTATACTGAAGCAGCTGCAACAGCCCAATGTGTGGGAAGAGTCGTTTGAGTTTACTGAGATAACACCGGAGAATGTGCTGGTGGAAGGCAAGCCCTACCTGCGGTTTAAACTATACGAATCAGTGCTTTACCCGATAAACCTGCAACCGATCCGGTTTCCGCAACTCTCGCTTAAAATGCTGAAGTACAAAGTTGCAAAGAACCCGAACCTGCTGAATGACCAACGCCAGGAGGGCTACAAAACCTACTTTGCACGCCCACGCGAAATCAAAGTAAAACAACTGCCGCCTCACCCGTTGCGCGACGCTGTGCCGGTTGGTAACTATAGCTTAACCGAAAAGCTGTCCCGGGAAGATGCACAGGTCAATAAAAGTATCTCGTATCTGTTTAGGGTAGAAGGGGAGGGCAACCTGGCAGCTATTATGCCTCCGGTGCCCGAAACGCAGCCCGGCCTGGATTTTTACCCGCCCGATGTACGCCAGGATGTAACCCGTCGTGCCGGTCGTGTAATAGGTTCTAAAAGCTTCACCTATACCGTATTGCCGCGCGAGCCGGGTAACTATAGGTTAGGAGAGGTGATGCACTGGATCTACTTCGATCCGGTAACAGCCCGTTACGATACGCTCCGGCCAACCTTAACTTTACAGGTAACCGGCACCCGCGATACCGATGCCCTGGTATTATCCCGTGATCTGGGCTCTTTTTACAAAATTATCGAAAACGAAGACAACACCTTCGTCAGCCTCCACCAGTTCGATGAGATCAGGCGCTATACAAACATAATTCTGGTGGTGCTGTTAGTGGTTTCGGGCTTCATCTTTATTAAACGCAGAAAGCTATGA
- the queG gene encoding tRNA epoxyqueuosine(34) reductase QueG: MNKAQHTYLIKQKAQELGFMYCGISKADFLEEEAPRLENWLKQNMHGQMHYMENHFDKRLDPRLLVDGAKSVVSLLLNYYPAKENQQPDEDTYKISKYAYGTDYHFVIKDKLKTLLDYINETIGEVGGRCFVDSAPVLDKAWASKSGLGWVGKHTLLITPQAGSFHFVAELIIDLELDYDGPIKDYCGSCTKCLDACPTDAIVAPYVVDGSKCISYYTIELKDQLPQEMNGKFGNWIFGCDICQDVCPWNRFSKPHNEPAFAPHPDLQSLKTSDWQELTHEVFSQLFKKSAVKRTGYNGLLRNITFVQQSEENCPDPMAGASQIRG, from the coding sequence TTGAACAAAGCACAGCACACATATCTTATCAAACAGAAGGCGCAGGAACTGGGCTTTATGTATTGTGGCATCTCGAAAGCTGATTTCCTGGAGGAGGAAGCGCCGCGGCTGGAGAACTGGCTGAAGCAGAATATGCATGGCCAGATGCACTACATGGAGAACCATTTCGATAAGCGTCTGGACCCGCGTCTTTTAGTTGATGGCGCAAAATCTGTTGTGTCGTTGCTGCTTAATTATTATCCTGCCAAAGAAAACCAACAACCCGACGAGGATACTTATAAGATATCGAAATACGCTTACGGCACCGATTATCACTTTGTGATCAAAGACAAGCTGAAGACGCTGCTGGATTACATAAATGAAACGATTGGTGAAGTGGGCGGTCGTTGCTTCGTGGATTCTGCGCCGGTACTGGATAAAGCCTGGGCCTCGAAAAGCGGATTGGGTTGGGTAGGGAAGCATACACTGCTGATAACACCGCAAGCCGGCAGTTTTCATTTTGTGGCAGAGCTTATCATAGACCTGGAACTGGACTATGATGGCCCGATAAAAGATTATTGTGGAAGTTGTACCAAATGCCTGGATGCCTGCCCGACCGATGCTATAGTTGCGCCTTATGTGGTGGATGGCAGCAAATGTATTTCATATTATACGATAGAGCTTAAAGACCAGCTGCCCCAGGAAATGAACGGAAAGTTTGGTAACTGGATATTTGGTTGCGATATATGCCAGGATGTATGTCCCTGGAATCGTTTCAGTAAACCGCACAACGAGCCTGCTTTTGCGCCCCACCCCGATCTGCAAAGCCTGAAAACCAGTGATTGGCAGGAGCTGACACACGAAGTCTTCTCGCAGTTATTTAAAAAATCGGCAGTAAAACGGACAGGCTACAACGGTCTGTTGCGCAACATAACGTTTGTGCAGCAAAGTGAAGAAAACTGCCCCGATCCTATGGCTGGAGCTTCGCAAATACGCGGTTAA